ATTAAGCCTCTCCTAACTAAGGTAAACAGGGATCTATTTTGGTGTGATATATTCTGCCTACTTCACtactttcaaaattaaattgggATTACATTTTGTGTTGCTTATAGGGAGTTCCATCTCTTTTCTCCGATCTTTCTTCGTTATACAATCAACCTAGGAAGGTCAGTTTTATTACTAACattcattttcttaaataatatagtttgttattattTCTGGTTCTGagttctattttttcatttctgtcCAGGCAGACGTTTTGGAACAGATCATTCTTGAGTTAGAGAGTTCACTTAAGTCCACTGGTCAATACCCTGGACGGTAAGAATTGAGATATGCTTGTTAACATATATGTTGTAGAGTTGTGATAACGATGTATACAAGGTAAAGGTGTATGGCTGCCTATGTTAATGTATCTCGTGTTAGGAGTTCGGACAGAGGAAAGAGAATTTGTTAGTAGCAGTTGGAGTAATTAGttagttaaataatttatgattcTGATATTAATAGTTTGTTCTATGGATTGATAATTTACTCATGCTATTCAGAAAATTTTCTCTAAGTTGTCTAGTGTTTTTCTTCCCCAAATAATGCCAACACAAATCAGGCATGTTGAGCTACTACATGTTGTCAAGAATGTTCGTTTCATAAATTTTCTTGGGAAAAATCTAATCTCATTCTCTCTAATGACCATTTTTGGCCCATCTTGTAAAGttatagaaaacttaattatattCTTCTAAAATTTAGGATGAATCTGATTTCTGTCCCCAACATTTTAAGAAGTTCACTTTAGTTCctcaaatttgaaaactataGTTTTAATCCCTAAATACTAAGGGACTAAAATAATTTCCTAAAATTGCTTTTAGTCCCTCAAATTTGAGGATCAAGATCAGATTTACCTCAAAATTCAGGgcctaaaaacataaattaaacatttataaaaaatacaacacCGACAATGTACATCTAAGGGGAGAATATGTCaaattagataaaagaaagaCTGCACAAAGAGCTGAAAGAAGTAATAAGAATGATACTATCCAATTATGGGAAAGAGTCTTATAGTTTACATTGAAGTTTTTATACTTTGGAACTTTTTCTTGTGTAACAATCAATCTTCATCCTGTATCAGGATGGAAAAAGAGCCACCTTCAACCCTGATGTGGACTTTGTTTTTCTTGGCTCAGGTTTGTTCTTATTTTTCTGTATGTTCTGAAACACCTTTTTGTAGGTTTTCCGTTTGTTTTTCCTACTCAGTGAGTTTTTACTGTGCAGCATTATGACAGACTGGGCCAATATGAAATTGCTCTTTCTAAAATTGATGAGGCTATTCATCACACGCCTACTGTCATTGATCTGTATTCAGTCAAGGTTTGCTTATATTCATGCACCAAATTGTTTCTAATTCcctattatataaatttgtttgtgcATGGTGATGTATATAACAGATGTGTCTGGAGAACAAATTAACAGCATTTGTATACcatacaaaattgttttatgtataaattttgtaCTCTAAACAGAATATAacttgtatttatattattggaAAAGTGAACTCTTACAAAAAGAGAACCTACTGCATAGCAATAATATAGAGATAGAAAAGGATAAATGAGAGGAACCCTCAAAGAAGAAAACAGAAGGAAACCAAGGGGAAGATTTGTTGAAATTCCTTCCTTACTCTCTATAACCGAAAGGTATATATTGCAAACGTATTCTCGGAGATGCAAGTTAGTTATCTTGGGATGCCCCCTAAGTCTCCTCTCCTCTAAATTTGCTGCCCTCTGTCAAGGCTATCGTGTTTCTTTCCAGCCCCTATGAATTCCCTCTTCTACATCTATTAACTTTCTCTTCAAAACAGAATGGATGTAGTTGGGATCAGGGTGGCAACTTGCATTAACAGTCTATAGCAAGCAGAAAAACTTGTTTAATTGAATGATTGATGGGTGTTTTCATATATCAGAGTCGGATACTGAAGCATGCTGGTGATTTGGTTGCTGCTGCTGCATTTGCAGATGAAGCTAGATGTATGGATCTTGCTGATCGTTATGTAAATAGTGAATGTGTTAAGCGGATGCTGCAGGCTGATCAGGTTTTCTATCTGTATATTTGATTTCATTCACATTCATGTGTTGTAATATGTATGGTTTCCTCTTATGCCTGTTCTGACTTTCTTTGGACCATTACCTTGATGTCCAGGTGGCTTTGGCTGAAAAAACTGCTGTATTGTTCACAAAAGATGGTGATCAGCACAACAACCTACATGATATGCAGTGCATGTGGTCTGTATCTAATAATGTGTAATATTTGTGTATGTGGCCAGCTATAGTATGGTTTCATTTTATAACACACTGCAGCATCTACATTTTGAAGGTACGAGCTTGCCTCTGCTGAAAGCTATTTCCGCCAAGGTGATCTTGGACTTGCTCTAAAGAAATTTCTAGCTGTGGAGAAGCATTATGCTGATATTACAGAAGatcaatttgattttcattcaTACTGCTTAAGGAAAATGACATTACGTCAATACGTGGAAATGCTTAAATTTCAAGACCAATTGCATTCGCATGCATACTTTCATAAAGCTGCTGTTGGAGCTATCAGGTGAACGTATGCAGTTCTTAAATGCTTTACTGTGTGTTATTAACCTAGTCAGTGCTATTCAGTCAACTATATAACTGTGTATATTGTTTCCCTGCTTTGCGTCCTTGAGAGGTCAAGAATTTCTTATTTATGCTTTTGTTTTTGGTGATTTCTTATAGTTTTGTGACTTAAAACAGCATCACTTTGATCTTGTATTTATGTTCTCATGCAAATGGAATTCCCCTTTGATCTTGTATTTATGTTCTCATGCTTGTAATGTTCGTGGTTGCAGATGCTATATCAAATTGCATGATTCTCCTCCAAAGTCAACAGCTGAGGAAGATAACGACATGTCTAAGTTGCTTCCTtctcagaaaaagaaaatgaggcAAAAACAAAGAAAGGCAGAAGCTAGAGCTAAGAAAGTAATCACTGCTTCTGATTCTGTGGGGAAATTCTTACTGAAAAGGTGTTCAtgttaattctttttcttttaggaggcagaaataaaaaatgaagaatcaAGTGCTGGTGGGGTATCAAAGTCTGGGAAACGGCATGCAAAACCTGTTGATCCTGATCCACGTGGTGAAAAATTGACGCAGGTTAAATTTCAATACATTTAGTTTCATTTAGCAATAGTATAATCAAGAACCAACTATTCAAAAGTCCAAGATGTTATGTGAAGCCATGAAGGCTCGTCATCATGATGGACAACAATCATATCTTTAACAAGACTCCTCATGCTAGATCTTGTGTagatcttttttaaattttaaaaatggtagAAAGAACTGAGCTATTGACAACTTAGTCATACTTGCTCCGGTTCCACGTCATGTTCCTGCATTCCTAGAATATATTTGGTGAAGTCTTTATTTTATCTCTCACAAATCCTAGTTGTTCCAAAGGTGGATCCTTAAAAATCATTTCAATCCCATTCTAGTGGTTTGGCAGGATGTATAAGCGTCTGTGTGTGAGAATTTTTTGGTGGTTGGTTACACAGGTGTAGTGCATGCATGTGCAAGACATTCAATATGTAATTTTGGCTAAAAaatgttctttatgttttttttaggattttttttccaatcatttttaatgaaaaaggtTTCTTGGATAAAACGCCATGTTGAATCCAAAAACAGCTTTCGCAGTTGTACATGTGCAAGACATTCAATATGTAATTTTGGCTAAAAATGttctttatgttatttttaggatttttttttccaatcatttttaatgaaaaaggtTTCTTGGATAAAACGCCATGTTGAATCCAAAGACAGCTTTCACAGTTTCGTTGTCAACATGTATTAACAAAATTGATATAGTTCATCATTTGGTTTATGAAAAACTAATCAGCAGTGATATGTAGTTCATTGATACTTTTGATGGAAATAATTCTGataaattatgcataattagTTATTGTAGTTGTTGATGCTGATATTTTACTGTTCCTTGTGCATTTTTTCTCCTGCTTAGGTTGAAGATCCGCTGTTGGAAGCCACAAAATACCTGAAGCTGCTTCAGAAGAATTCACCTGACTCGTTGGAGACACACATTCTCTCTTTTGAGTTATATATGAGGAAACAGAAAATTTTACTTGCCTTCCaggtaaaaatatgtaaaatgagagtcaagtttttatttttttcaattttttttagccTAGGGTGGGGTGGGTTACAGCATCATACTCAAAGCTATTAATTGTCAGGTTTTGTACTTTCCCATTTTTGAATATGATGccaattaaatatgttttgttctcaATCTATTGACTTGTAGGCTGTTAAGCAGTTACTGAGGTTGGATGCTGAACACCCTGATTCTCATCGTTGTTTGGTATGCTTTATTTCTCTGAAGAACAAAATCAACAAATCAAATTGCATGTCATTGGATTGTAGAGTTTAGGATCTTAACGTTTATTAACATCAGAACATTGCTTAACAGTATCTGATTTTAATTGTGCAtgtcatctttttttttttgtttatatttagcATTTTGTACATGCAAATTAGATAATCTTCAAAAATCTGTTCCTTTGACTTATAAGTCACACGAAGTTTCCTCCtcccttttgttttatttttattgcttTTGAGGATATCagtttctctttatttttatttcttttttccttcattAAGGAAAATGATTCTTAGCTATCATTCATTTTTAAGTCAACGTGTTGCAGATTAAATTCTTCAATAAAGTGGGATCCATGAATGCTCCTGTGACTGACAGTGAGAAACTTGTTTGGAGTGTCTTGGACGCTGAGCGCCAAACTATTAGGTTCTCTTCTgcaattatttacatttttctcctttttattgtcttttgtgGTCCCCtatattcatttttcttaatttatgatttaatttttacctTTCTCTGGTTGTTATTTTTATGTAGTCAGCTGCATGGAAAATCTCTGTTTGAGACAAATAATTCTTTCCTTGAAAAACATGAAGGTGATACTCGGCAATAAGATGAAGATTCAAATGGTTCAAATTTGATTGTAAagatctctcattctttctccCTCTTGTTTGCAGATTCTTTGATGCATAAAGCTGCTTTTGGGGAAATGTTGTATGTTTTGGATCCCAACAAAAGGCCTGAGGCTGTCAAGTTGATTGAAGGGTCAACAAATAATCTTGTGCCAAGGTAATCTTCTTACAGAACCTCAAGTTTCGTGCTATCAAGTCGTGTCATGTCTTCAAATTTGTACACCGCTCATGCATGTGATGCACGCCTGTTTATGggtaaaatttttatatttcgtACTTCAGCATTGCTTGACACGTCTCGGCGTGCTAATCACATTTTGACTGACAGTCTGAAAAAGTTAACTGGAATTCATTGCCTTACCTAGCTATCTATCaaagatattttgaaatatgatgtGGGaattaaatagaaacaaaaaatttagaacaaacacacaaacatatcttATCCTATAATTTTTGGGGGTTGCTGTTCGCAATGTAAGTGTTTGGGTTTATTGCAGTGTGTTCTTATAATTAAATCTCTGTTTTTACCTTTCTAGACTCGGTTTTGGTTTCTAAACTAAGGGCAATATTTAAtgcaatattttgttattatag
This region of Vigna unguiculata cultivar IT97K-499-35 chromosome 5, ASM411807v1, whole genome shotgun sequence genomic DNA includes:
- the LOC114185286 gene encoding N-terminal acetyltransferase A complex auxiliary subunit NAA15-like, which codes for MGASLPPKEANLFKLIVKSYETKQYKKGLKAADAILKKFPDHGETLSMKGLTLNCMDRKSEAYELVRQGLKNDLKSHVCWHVFGLLYRSDREYREAIKCYRNALKIDPDNIEILRDLSLLQAQMRDLTGFVETRQQLLTLKSNHRMNWIGFAVAHHLNSSASKAIEILEAYEGTLEDDYPPENERCEHGEMLLYKISLLEECGFFQKALEELQKKELKIVDKLAYKEQEVSLLIKLGRLEEGEKLFRALLSMNPDNYRYYEGLQKCVGLYSENGHFSPDEIDQLDALYKTLEQQYKWSSAVKRIPLDFLQGDKFREAADSYIKPLLTKGVPSLFSDLSSLYNQPRKADVLEQIILELESSLKSTGQYPGRMEKEPPSTLMWTLFFLAQHYDRLGQYEIALSKIDEAIHHTPTVIDLYSVKSRILKHAGDLVAAAAFADEARCMDLADRYVNSECVKRMLQADQVALAEKTAVLFTKDGDQHNNLHDMQCMWYELASAESYFRQGDLGLALKKFLAVEKHYADITEDQFDFHSYCLRKMTLRQYVEMLKFQDQLHSHAYFHKAAVGAIRCYIKLHDSPPKSTAEEDNDMSKLLPSQKKKMRQKQRKAEARAKKEAEIKNEESSAGGVSKSGKRHAKPVDPDPRGEKLTQVEDPLLEATKYLKLLQKNSPDSLETHILSFELYMRKQKILLAFQAVKQLLRLDAEHPDSHRCLIKFFNKVGSMNAPVTDSEKLVWSVLDAERQTISQLHGKSLFETNNSFLEKHEDSLMHKAAFGEMLYVLDPNKRPEAVKLIEGSTNNLVPRNGVLEPIGEWKLKDCIAVHKLLRTVLVDDDAALRWKERCAKFFPYSTYFEGSRSSAFNQIGKSTENGSSNHVESTPSNGKLEAFKDLTI